A single genomic interval of uncultured Desulfobulbus sp. harbors:
- a CDS encoding DUF3373 family protein, which produces MVKRISMLALAGLMVLPTMAAAGGGKSNADLERKIEELSRQLDELKAQMAQQNETITEYGDKVEDIDEMLDEKSESWDLAARFQFNGDFRARGDYYDADSVFAGGDQSNDTIMTNRLRLNMRVKATENLEFKGRLAMYKAWGMQTTPDGLGGGFPIFDGNTTRTPEDSALYVDRAYVNWTNIGGAPIWFSIGRRPTSDGPPAHLRMGTDRMATPIAYMDYPFDGLSLGYGYDWGAEALGEGRIRFCYGRGFENGLQNDSGPTIDDTDFAGIDWDVLQQGHRFMNIQSFGAFNLFNYPTFSSDLVNYGAPSAYGNQVNVGNIYHTSAIYMDKVENLNYFIAGGWSRSDPNSNGMFNDYTTGTRNTSSENGYSVYAGIRYDIDNLGLKLGAEYNYGSQYWVSFSPGHDDLYMSKLATRGNAYELYLIYDLPTGEAISKYAQTFIRLGWQYYDYNYSGGFDWNVKPYDLDSEKAKLQAMGMNPVESANQVYLTFEAYF; this is translated from the coding sequence ATGGTAAAGCGCATTTCCATGCTGGCATTGGCGGGACTGATGGTTCTCCCCACGATGGCAGCCGCCGGTGGCGGAAAAAGCAATGCAGACCTGGAGCGAAAGATAGAGGAGCTCTCACGCCAGCTCGATGAGCTCAAGGCACAGATGGCCCAACAGAACGAGACGATCACCGAGTACGGCGACAAAGTCGAGGATATCGACGAAATGCTCGATGAAAAATCCGAATCCTGGGATCTGGCCGCCCGTTTTCAGTTCAACGGCGATTTCCGAGCCCGCGGGGATTATTACGATGCGGATAGCGTGTTTGCGGGAGGCGATCAATCAAATGATACGATCATGACCAATCGCCTTCGCCTCAACATGCGGGTCAAGGCAACGGAAAACCTGGAATTTAAGGGACGTCTTGCCATGTACAAGGCCTGGGGCATGCAGACAACCCCCGATGGCTTGGGAGGTGGTTTCCCCATTTTTGACGGCAACACCACCCGGACTCCGGAGGATAGCGCACTCTATGTCGATCGCGCCTATGTTAACTGGACCAACATTGGCGGAGCTCCGATCTGGTTTTCCATTGGTCGCCGCCCCACTTCGGATGGTCCTCCTGCACATCTGCGCATGGGTACCGATCGCATGGCCACCCCGATCGCGTATATGGACTATCCCTTTGATGGCCTCTCCTTGGGATATGGCTATGACTGGGGCGCTGAAGCCTTGGGTGAAGGCCGAATTCGTTTCTGCTACGGTCGGGGTTTTGAAAATGGGTTGCAGAACGATTCAGGGCCGACAATTGACGATACCGATTTCGCCGGAATCGATTGGGATGTTTTGCAACAAGGTCACCGTTTCATGAACATTCAGTCCTTTGGAGCGTTTAACCTCTTCAACTATCCGACCTTTTCCAGCGACCTGGTTAATTATGGAGCCCCATCAGCCTACGGAAATCAGGTCAACGTGGGCAACATCTACCACACCAGTGCAATTTACATGGATAAGGTGGAAAACCTGAACTACTTCATTGCCGGCGGCTGGAGCCGAAGCGATCCGAACAGCAACGGTATGTTCAACGATTACACAACAGGGACCAGAAACACCAGCAGTGAAAACGGCTATTCTGTCTATGCGGGCATACGCTACGACATCGACAACCTTGGCCTCAAGCTCGGGGCTGAATACAACTACGGTTCACAATACTGGGTTTCCTTTTCACCGGGGCATGATGACCTCTACATGTCCAAGCTGGCAACCCGTGGTAACGCCTATGAGTTGTATCTGATCTACGACCTGCCCACCGGAGAGGCAATTTCCAAATACGCCCAGACCTTTATCCGTCTTGGCTGGCAGTACTACGACTACAACTATTCCGGTGGATTCGATTGGAACGTGAAACCCTACGACCTGGACAGCGAAAAGGCTAAACTGCAGGCTATGGGCATGAACCCGGTTGAAAGTGCCAACCAGGTCTATCTGACCTTCGAGGCGTACTTTTAA
- the clpA gene encoding ATP-dependent Clp protease ATP-binding subunit ClpA: MLSKELELALIKAIKEAKNHRHEYVTVEHMLYGLLHDDLARHIIDKCGGNNQNIKERLERFFESGMPIMKEIDGEPAQTVAFNRVLQRAVSHVQSCGKKQVDTGDVLVSIFTEPDSHAVYFLGSEGVGRMEVVEYISHGLPEYLQKEPYRQPPPGGQQQPSKKRQDKPSDALDEFTVNFAKRAAEGGIDPLIGRDHELHRMMQVLCRRKKNNPLLVGEPGVGKTAMAEGLALRIYEDTVARQEPKPDPKKLVPDLLQDAEIYMLDLGTLVAGTKYRGDFEKRLKEVVSAIEKKDKAILFIDEMHTIIGAGATSGGSMDASNLLKPALQSGTIRCIGSTTYEEYKNHIEKDRALSRRFQKIDIDEPSVSDTCRILRGLQSRYEEHHNIRYSKAAIDATAELAYRYINDRFLPDKAIDVMDEVGAFFRLNGKTGRTIGVRDVEQIVSKIARVPVNSKSGTDLNDLLHLDESLKSVIFGQDPAIEALVKAVKRSRAGLGNPQAPTGSFLFAGPTGVGKTEVGRQLAASLSVNFERFDMSEYMEKHAVARLIGAPPGYIGFDQGGLLTDAIRKHPYTVLLLDEIEKAHPDVFSILLQVMDHSTLTDNAGRRADFRNVILIMTTNAGAREMSERSIGFLGDNKGKEQKALKNMFAPEFRNRLDATITFGPLSPETVEKVVDKMIGELQQQLASKKVEISLSPAARTWLAQEGYEPAFGARPLRRLIMKEIGDVLTEEILFGHLTKGGTVKIGRKNDKTTFSYK, encoded by the coding sequence ATGTTGAGTAAAGAACTGGAACTTGCCCTGATAAAAGCGATCAAAGAAGCAAAAAACCATCGTCACGAGTACGTGACAGTCGAGCATATGCTCTACGGTTTGCTGCACGACGATCTTGCCCGCCACATCATCGATAAATGCGGTGGCAACAATCAGAATATCAAGGAACGGCTGGAACGCTTCTTTGAGTCCGGCATGCCGATCATGAAGGAGATCGATGGCGAACCCGCGCAGACCGTTGCCTTTAATCGAGTTCTGCAGCGTGCGGTCAGTCATGTGCAGAGTTGCGGCAAAAAACAGGTCGATACCGGAGACGTACTCGTTTCCATCTTTACCGAGCCCGATTCGCACGCGGTCTACTTTCTCGGCAGCGAGGGCGTCGGTCGCATGGAGGTGGTGGAATACATCTCCCACGGGCTGCCCGAATACCTGCAAAAAGAGCCGTACCGCCAGCCCCCGCCCGGAGGACAGCAACAGCCTTCCAAGAAACGGCAGGACAAGCCCTCTGATGCCCTGGACGAGTTCACGGTAAACTTTGCCAAACGTGCGGCTGAAGGGGGCATCGATCCGCTGATCGGTCGGGATCATGAACTGCACCGGATGATGCAGGTCCTTTGCCGACGCAAGAAAAACAATCCACTCCTGGTCGGCGAACCCGGTGTGGGCAAAACGGCCATGGCCGAAGGGTTGGCCCTGCGGATTTACGAGGATACGGTTGCCCGTCAGGAGCCCAAGCCCGATCCCAAAAAGCTGGTGCCGGATCTGCTCCAGGATGCGGAGATCTACATGCTTGATCTCGGCACCCTGGTGGCCGGAACCAAGTATCGGGGCGATTTTGAAAAGCGGCTCAAGGAGGTGGTCTCTGCCATCGAGAAGAAGGACAAGGCGATTCTCTTTATCGATGAGATGCACACCATCATCGGTGCGGGTGCGACCAGCGGCGGCTCCATGGATGCCTCCAACCTGCTCAAGCCGGCCCTGCAGTCGGGCACGATCCGCTGTATCGGCTCCACCACCTATGAAGAGTACAAAAATCACATCGAAAAAGATCGGGCCCTGTCGCGACGATTTCAAAAAATCGACATCGACGAGCCGTCGGTCAGTGATACCTGCCGTATTCTTCGAGGGCTGCAGTCCCGTTATGAAGAGCATCACAACATCCGCTACAGCAAGGCGGCCATCGATGCCACCGCGGAGTTGGCCTACCGCTACATCAACGACCGGTTCCTCCCGGACAAGGCGATCGATGTCATGGATGAGGTCGGGGCCTTTTTCCGTCTCAACGGGAAAACCGGGCGGACCATCGGTGTGCGTGACGTGGAGCAGATCGTCTCCAAGATTGCGCGGGTGCCGGTGAACAGTAAATCGGGAACCGACCTCAACGACCTGCTCCACCTGGATGAGAGTCTCAAATCGGTTATCTTTGGCCAGGATCCGGCGATCGAGGCGCTGGTCAAGGCGGTCAAACGCTCGCGGGCGGGCTTGGGCAATCCCCAGGCGCCCACCGGCTCCTTCCTCTTTGCCGGTCCGACCGGTGTCGGCAAGACCGAGGTGGGCCGGCAGTTAGCGGCGTCGCTTTCCGTCAACTTTGAACGTTTCGACATGAGCGAGTATATGGAGAAGCATGCGGTGGCTCGTTTGATCGGCGCGCCTCCCGGCTACATCGGCTTTGACCAGGGCGGTCTGCTCACCGATGCCATCCGCAAGCACCCCTACACAGTGCTCCTCTTGGATGAGATCGAAAAGGCGCATCCCGATGTCTTCTCCATCCTGCTGCAGGTCATGGATCACTCGACCTTGACCGATAATGCAGGGCGTCGCGCGGATTTCCGCAACGTGATCCTGATCATGACCACCAATGCAGGCGCGCGTGAGATGAGCGAACGCAGCATCGGCTTTTTGGGGGACAACAAGGGCAAGGAGCAGAAGGCCCTGAAAAACATGTTTGCCCCTGAATTCCGCAACCGCCTCGATGCCACCATCACCTTTGGCCCGCTCAGCCCGGAGACGGTGGAAAAAGTGGTGGACAAGATGATCGGCGAACTGCAGCAGCAGCTGGCGAGCAAGAAGGTGGAAATCTCGCTCAGCCCGGCAGCGAGAACATGGCTCGCCCAAGAGGGCTATGAGCCCGCCTTTGGCGCCCGCCCCCTGCGCCGCTTGATCATGAAGGAAATCGGCGACGTCCTTACCGAGGAAATTCTCTTTGGCCACCTCACCAAGGGGGGCACGGTCAAAATTGGTCGCAAAAACGATAAGACCACCTTCTCCTACAAATAA
- the clpS gene encoding ATP-dependent Clp protease adapter ClpS, translating into MAKEDSIVQEKIESSNREVLQEPPQYKVLLHNDDYTTMDFVVMILQTVFHKNTEEATRIMLNVHHKGIGIAGVYTREIAETKVATVHQMAKQHQFPLRCSLEKDC; encoded by the coding sequence ATGGCAAAAGAAGATTCCATTGTTCAGGAAAAAATTGAAAGCAGCAATCGTGAAGTACTTCAGGAGCCGCCGCAGTACAAAGTCCTGCTGCATAACGACGATTACACCACCATGGATTTTGTAGTTATGATTCTGCAGACGGTTTTTCATAAAAACACCGAAGAGGCGACCCGTATCATGCTCAATGTGCATCACAAGGGCATTGGCATTGCAGGTGTCTACACCCGGGAAATTGCAGAGACCAAAGTGGCAACTGTCCATCAGATGGCCAAGCAACACCAATTCCCGCTACGCTGTTCCTTGGAAAAGGATTGTTGA
- the holA gene encoding DNA polymerase III subunit delta, translating into MPLYSRDSLPDLLKQAGSAPTQVYLFFGERYLCRNAVEQLEQVLLKNGGTVHAIDGDREDSTTTLAKVRGYSLLPGRQIYRVVDTRLFHSKQVAKNIWERAQKAQAAGKQEQAARTLRAFIESGGLSVSSDNDLQAMGAGEWQQCFGFAKPGGDLNWTGPLLLENQGASSSPGTTDPAEALMSVLKSGLPPANILLFLAEDVDKRKKLFKYLKEEQSIVDLSVESGSGAKAQKVQKAVLQELVQQTLAEQDKTLAPGLMDLLFERVGFHPVAVAMELRKVMTYVGERRQINRDDLDLLVGRTRQEALFELTGALSAGNLAQAMQIGARLQENGIHPLAVVATLRNYVRTLMLFRALLEQPEIGFQPSMPAAAFQNTCLVRLKEKEQWKKELSGHPFALYMQFKTASGFTLTTLTDWLQLLLKAELRLKGSPVAAETVLQHLLFSMLNRPNSKV; encoded by the coding sequence ATGCCGCTTTACAGCCGCGACAGCCTGCCTGACCTTCTCAAGCAGGCAGGCTCCGCGCCCACGCAGGTCTACCTGTTCTTTGGCGAACGGTACCTGTGCCGAAATGCAGTGGAGCAGTTGGAACAGGTCTTGCTAAAAAACGGCGGCACGGTCCATGCCATAGACGGCGACCGGGAAGACAGCACGACCACCCTGGCCAAAGTCCGCGGCTACAGTCTGCTTCCGGGCCGCCAGATCTATCGGGTGGTGGACACCCGCCTGTTTCACTCCAAGCAGGTGGCCAAAAATATCTGGGAACGGGCACAGAAGGCTCAGGCCGCGGGAAAACAGGAACAGGCGGCTCGCACGCTTCGGGCTTTCATCGAAAGCGGCGGGCTCAGCGTTTCCTCGGACAACGATCTGCAAGCCATGGGCGCCGGGGAATGGCAGCAGTGCTTCGGCTTTGCCAAACCCGGCGGCGACCTCAACTGGACCGGTCCCTTGTTGCTCGAAAATCAAGGCGCATCCAGTTCACCGGGGACAACCGATCCGGCCGAGGCCCTGATGAGCGTCCTCAAGTCGGGCCTGCCGCCGGCCAACATCCTTCTCTTCCTGGCCGAGGATGTCGACAAGCGAAAAAAACTGTTCAAGTATCTCAAGGAAGAGCAGTCCATCGTCGACTTGAGCGTTGAATCCGGAAGCGGCGCCAAGGCACAGAAGGTGCAGAAGGCCGTGCTCCAGGAACTGGTGCAGCAAACCCTTGCCGAGCAGGATAAAACGCTGGCCCCCGGTCTGATGGACCTGCTTTTTGAACGGGTCGGATTCCATCCGGTGGCCGTGGCCATGGAATTGCGCAAGGTCATGACCTATGTCGGCGAGCGGCGTCAGATCAACCGCGACGATCTCGACCTCCTGGTCGGCCGCACCCGCCAGGAAGCGCTCTTTGAACTGACCGGGGCCCTGTCCGCCGGAAACCTTGCCCAGGCGATGCAAATCGGTGCCCGCCTCCAGGAAAACGGCATCCACCCCCTGGCGGTGGTGGCCACTCTGCGCAACTATGTCCGCACCCTGATGCTGTTCAGGGCCCTGCTGGAGCAACCGGAAATCGGCTTTCAACCATCCATGCCAGCCGCGGCCTTTCAAAATACCTGCCTGGTCCGACTGAAAGAAAAAGAGCAGTGGAAAAAAGAGCTCAGCGGCCATCCTTTTGCCCTGTACATGCAGTTTAAAACCGCCTCCGGTTTTACCCTGACGACCCTCACAGACTGGCTGCAGCTCCTCCTCAAGGCGGAGTTGCGCCTCAAAGGTTCTCCGGTCGCAGCGGAGACAGTTTTGCAACATCTGCTGTTCTCGATGCTGAACCGACCGAACTCAAAAGTGTAA
- a CDS encoding DMT family transporter — MLPALALLLAMALWGSSFVALKYSFQEMHPLMVILGRMVVASCCFVPFMRSFSRVGIRRRHALPVLLMCLCEPCCYFLFETAALTRTTASQAAMITTMLPLMVALAAGAVLGERITARTIGGFVLAAIGALWLSLGGQGTQQAPQPALGNFLEFMAMICATGYTILMKRLSKELHPFFLTGIQAFTGAVFFAPVLLLPSVRAASLTWGGVGAILYLGVVVSMGAYGMYNFGVSRIPASQASAFVNLIPAFSILLSYLILDERLNVGQWMACALVFCGVLISQENIFPNEKRGKSITEESSP, encoded by the coding sequence ATGCTCCCTGCCTTAGCCTTGCTGTTGGCCATGGCGCTTTGGGGCAGTTCCTTTGTGGCCTTGAAATACAGTTTTCAGGAGATGCATCCCCTTATGGTCATTCTGGGAAGAATGGTGGTTGCATCGTGTTGTTTTGTCCCTTTTATGCGATCGTTTTCCCGGGTCGGAATACGTCGTCGCCATGCACTGCCGGTCCTGCTCATGTGCCTGTGCGAGCCTTGTTGTTACTTTCTTTTTGAAACGGCGGCCTTGACCCGTACCACTGCCTCCCAGGCCGCAATGATCACCACCATGCTGCCATTGATGGTTGCCCTTGCTGCGGGGGCGGTCTTGGGGGAACGGATCACTGCGCGAACCATTGGCGGCTTCGTTCTCGCGGCCATCGGAGCGCTCTGGTTGAGCCTTGGCGGTCAGGGAACGCAGCAGGCACCACAACCTGCTTTAGGGAACTTTCTTGAGTTCATGGCCATGATTTGCGCGACGGGCTATACTATTCTAATGAAACGTTTAAGTAAAGAACTCCATCCGTTTTTTCTCACCGGGATCCAAGCTTTTACGGGCGCTGTGTTTTTTGCCCCGGTTCTGCTGTTGCCATCGGTTCGAGCCGCCTCTCTCACCTGGGGCGGCGTTGGTGCGATTCTCTATCTGGGGGTGGTGGTCAGCATGGGGGCGTACGGAATGTACAACTTCGGGGTCAGCCGGATTCCCGCCAGTCAGGCCTCGGCCTTTGTCAACCTGATTCCGGCGTTTTCTATCCTGCTGAGTTATCTGATCCTCGACGAGCGGCTCAATGTCGGTCAATGGATGGCCTGCGCACTGGTTTTTTGCGGTGTGCTGATCAGCCAGGAGAATATTTTCCCTAACGAAAAAAGGGGTAAATCGATCACTGAGGAAAGTTCGCCATGA
- a CDS encoding DUF2905 domain-containing protein, producing MNRALVIVGLLCIMIGLLWPWLKQLPLGRLPGDILIVRENFRFSFPLTSCIVVSLVLSILLWLFRR from the coding sequence ATGAACAGAGCCCTGGTGATTGTTGGCCTGCTTTGTATCATGATAGGTCTGCTCTGGCCCTGGCTGAAGCAACTGCCCCTGGGGCGGCTGCCCGGCGATATCCTCATTGTCCGCGAAAATTTCCGCTTCTCCTTCCCCCTGACCAGCTGCATCGTGGTGAGCCTGGTGCTCTCCATTTTGCTCTGGCTGTTTCGGCGTTGA
- a CDS encoding RluA family pseudouridine synthase produces the protein MEFVVEILYQDQDVVVVNKPGGLLAVPGRGPDKQDCVTARVRRLIPGCIEQPAVHRLDMDTSGVMVLGLTCEAHRQLSTQFSERLVEKQYLALLSGEVEAEAGEIALRFRLDPENRPHQVYDPVQGKLGITLWKKRATLCGRSLVAFTPLTGRTHQLRVHAAHPLGLGCPIVGDRLYGSGRLGEMLCLHAARLQFAHPTSGELMCFASAAPFLD, from the coding sequence ATGGAATTCGTGGTGGAGATATTGTACCAGGACCAGGATGTGGTGGTGGTCAACAAGCCCGGAGGGTTGTTGGCGGTTCCCGGTCGCGGCCCGGACAAGCAGGACTGCGTCACCGCCCGGGTGCGGCGGTTGATTCCCGGCTGCATCGAGCAGCCCGCTGTCCATCGCCTGGATATGGATACCTCCGGTGTGATGGTCCTGGGGCTGACGTGCGAGGCGCATCGGCAGTTATCCACACAATTTTCCGAGCGGTTGGTGGAAAAACAGTACCTGGCCCTGTTAAGCGGGGAGGTGGAGGCAGAGGCGGGGGAGATAGCGCTCCGCTTTCGCCTGGATCCGGAGAATCGTCCCCATCAGGTCTATGACCCGGTTCAAGGGAAGTTGGGCATCACTCTGTGGAAAAAACGAGCGACGCTGTGCGGGCGGAGTCTTGTTGCATTCACGCCACTGACCGGCCGGACCCACCAGCTGCGAGTCCATGCGGCCCACCCCTTGGGGCTGGGCTGCCCCATTGTCGGTGATCGGCTCTATGGTTCCGGCCGGCTTGGGGAGATGCTCTGCCTGCACGCGGCCCGGCTGCAGTTTGCCCATCCCACCAGCGGCGAGTTGATGTGTTTTGCCTCGGCTGCACCCTTTCTCGATTAG
- a CDS encoding LysM peptidoglycan-binding domain-containing protein: MSPISSAEIQAALEGGRVVEAGTLLTMHGEELDPEERLALESEREQRCSRATSLVTEGEALEAEGWIEEARHRYQQAAGIASDFPGIQEHCKRVEEALELASAVRLRSKRIRAQAEKTGRSKKKNSSLAPIAAGILLLGIGGTGAWWYLGQPGLHRPSAPSPASPSLPAAQQQPAQQPENISSNAALPPDTETLSSASGEPKVVPPAPKAPLEDGQTVSQHASPAVEAPSVQPIAPIAAQNRAEVRPTPPEPELPAEADSVRSALLTVADKITASAPQPDTPKNKLEQAPVSAPPPAPTPVSAPKKAEQAPAQATPLPQKTAPKTYTVQPGDSLSKIAKRLFCDQDAWRQLYTQNRDRVKDPDLLIPGMQIQISGVKNNCEDSGKQD; the protein is encoded by the coding sequence TTGTCACCAATTTCATCAGCAGAGATTCAAGCAGCATTAGAGGGCGGACGTGTTGTCGAGGCAGGCACCCTCTTGACCATGCACGGCGAGGAGCTGGATCCGGAGGAGCGTCTGGCCCTGGAGTCCGAGCGGGAGCAACGTTGCTCCCGGGCAACCTCCCTGGTCACCGAGGGCGAGGCCCTTGAAGCAGAGGGCTGGATTGAGGAGGCCCGGCACCGCTACCAGCAGGCAGCCGGGATCGCCTCTGATTTTCCAGGCATCCAGGAACACTGCAAACGGGTTGAGGAAGCGCTGGAGCTTGCGAGTGCCGTGCGCCTGCGGTCAAAACGCATCCGCGCCCAGGCAGAAAAAACCGGTCGCAGTAAAAAGAAAAACAGCTCGCTGGCCCCCATTGCGGCCGGGATACTGCTCTTGGGAATTGGCGGTACCGGTGCCTGGTGGTATCTCGGCCAGCCGGGACTCCACCGACCATCCGCACCATCGCCTGCGTCACCTTCCCTCCCTGCAGCGCAGCAGCAACCAGCTCAACAGCCTGAAAACATCTCAAGCAATGCAGCCCTACCCCCTGACACGGAGACCTTGTCCTCCGCCTCAGGTGAGCCCAAGGTTGTCCCGCCTGCGCCCAAAGCCCCCCTGGAGGATGGACAAACGGTCAGCCAACATGCTTCTCCAGCTGTTGAGGCACCTTCCGTGCAGCCGATTGCTCCCATTGCCGCACAAAACAGAGCGGAAGTCAGGCCGACACCTCCTGAGCCAGAGTTGCCTGCAGAGGCCGATAGCGTGCGATCAGCCCTCTTGACGGTGGCAGACAAAATAACGGCCAGCGCACCGCAGCCTGACACGCCAAAAAACAAGTTGGAGCAAGCCCCTGTATCCGCGCCTCCCCCCGCGCCCACACCGGTATCGGCACCGAAGAAAGCTGAACAGGCCCCTGCCCAAGCCACCCCTCTCCCCCAAAAGACCGCGCCAAAGACCTATACCGTGCAGCCCGGCGATTCCCTGAGCAAGATTGCCAAACGTCTTTTCTGCGATCAGGATGCATGGCGTCAGCTGTACACGCAGAACCGGGATCGGGTTAAGGATCCGGATCTGCTCATCCCGGGGATGCAGATCCAGATCAGCGGGGTAAAGAACAACTGTGAGGACAGCGGTAAGCAGGACTAA
- a CDS encoding malate dehydrogenase, whose product MKAPVRVAVTGAAGQISYSLIFRIASGSMLGPDQPVILQLLEIPPAMGALQGVLMELNDCAFPLVAGVIATDDPNVAFKDIDFALLVGSRPRGPGMERSDLLNANGAIFTVQGKALSDNANPNCRVLVVGNPANTNALICMKNAPKLNPRNVTAMMRLDHNRAMSQIAEKTGTHSTKVEKVVVWGNHSSTQYPDISYAKADGKAVKELVDDEWNNNYFIPTVQQRGAAIIKARGASSAASAASAAVDHMRSWALGSNGQWVSMGIYSKGNPYGVDEDLMFAFPIVCEGGDYKIVEGLEISAFSREMIKKTEAELQGERAAVADHIK is encoded by the coding sequence ATGAAAGCACCAGTACGTGTAGCAGTAACCGGAGCTGCCGGTCAGATCAGCTATTCCCTCATCTTCCGCATCGCCAGCGGCAGCATGCTCGGACCTGACCAGCCTGTTATCCTGCAGCTTCTCGAAATTCCCCCGGCAATGGGCGCTCTTCAGGGCGTGCTGATGGAGCTCAACGACTGCGCCTTCCCGCTGGTTGCAGGCGTCATCGCCACCGATGATCCCAATGTCGCCTTCAAAGACATCGACTTCGCACTGCTGGTAGGTTCCCGTCCTCGTGGTCCGGGAATGGAGCGTTCCGACCTGCTCAACGCCAACGGCGCCATCTTCACCGTCCAGGGCAAGGCGTTAAGCGACAACGCCAATCCCAACTGCCGCGTGCTCGTTGTTGGCAACCCGGCCAACACCAACGCCCTGATCTGCATGAAGAATGCACCGAAACTCAATCCGCGCAACGTCACCGCCATGATGCGTCTGGATCACAACCGTGCCATGTCGCAGATCGCCGAGAAGACCGGTACCCACTCCACCAAGGTGGAGAAGGTTGTCGTTTGGGGGAACCATTCCTCCACCCAGTATCCGGATATCAGCTATGCCAAAGCTGACGGCAAGGCTGTGAAAGAGCTGGTCGACGACGAGTGGAACAACAACTACTTCATCCCCACCGTGCAGCAGCGTGGCGCCGCCATCATCAAGGCCCGTGGCGCATCCTCAGCAGCCTCTGCCGCTTCCGCGGCCGTTGACCACATGCGTTCCTGGGCGCTGGGCAGCAACGGTCAGTGGGTCAGTATGGGTATCTACAGCAAGGGCAACCCCTACGGTGTGGACGAGGATCTGATGTTTGCCTTCCCGATCGTCTGCGAAGGCGGCGACTACAAGATCGTTGAAGGCCTGGAGATCAGCGCTTTCAGCCGTGAGATGATCAAGAAAACCGAGGCCGAGCTCCAGGGTGAGCGCGCCGCTGTTGCCGATCACATCAAATAA
- a CDS encoding CoA pyrophosphatase, protein MESFTKKEAAVATIISYDPQPEVLVLKRKANPRDPWSGHYSFPGGRRDDGDPSLLATCIRETFEECGIQLSTDLLVKQYPVRQAGNHLNQPIPVTTYLFELPAIPPISLQRSEISCHEWLNLEYVSDSANIIKRPMSPRCPDVLFPCIPATEGFIWGFTYETLMMVISDRYSLIS, encoded by the coding sequence ATGGAATCTTTCACCAAAAAAGAGGCGGCCGTTGCCACCATCATTTCCTATGATCCGCAACCGGAAGTTCTGGTGCTCAAACGAAAAGCCAACCCCCGGGATCCCTGGTCCGGGCATTACTCCTTCCCCGGCGGACGTCGTGACGACGGCGATCCCTCGCTGCTGGCGACCTGCATCCGCGAGACCTTTGAAGAGTGCGGGATTCAACTTTCCACCGATCTTTTGGTCAAACAGTATCCGGTCCGCCAGGCGGGGAATCACCTCAACCAACCGATTCCGGTGACCACCTATCTTTTTGAACTCCCCGCAATCCCACCCATTTCCCTCCAACGCTCGGAAATCAGCTGCCATGAGTGGCTGAACCTGGAGTATGTGTCGGACAGCGCAAACATCATCAAGCGGCCCATGAGCCCCCGTTGCCCGGACGTCCTCTTCCCCTGCATCCCGGCTACCGAAGGGTTCATCTGGGGCTTCACCTACGAGACGCTGATGATGGTGATCAGCGACCGATACTCGCTTATTTCCTGA